One Microbacter margulisiae genomic window carries:
- a CDS encoding fumarate reductase/succinate dehydrogenase flavoprotein subunit has protein sequence MTQINSKIPQGPLAQKWSNYKASQKLVNPANKRRLDIIVVGTGLAGASAAASLGELGFNVLNFCIQDSPRRAHSIAAQGGINAAKNYPNDGDSVYRLFYDTIKGGDYRAREANVYRLAEVSNSIIDQCVAQGVPFAREYGGYLDNRSFGGAQVSRTFYAKGQTGQQLLLGAYSALSRQVSKGSVKLYTRYEMMDVVIINGKARGIIARNLRTGKLERFFGHAVVIATGGYGNTFFLSTNAMGSNGSAAMQCYRKGAYFANPCYAQIHPTCIPVHGEFQSKLTLMSESLRNDGRIWVPKKKEDVDAIRAGKLKPTQIPEDNRDYYLERRYPAFGNLVPRDVASRAAKERCDAGFGVGATGLAVYLDFSEAINRLGRDVVEARYGNLFQMYYKIVDEDPYETPMMIYPAIHYTMGGIWVDYECMTSIEGLFSIGEANFSDHGANRLGASALMQGLADGYFVLPYTIQNYLADEIRTPRMSTELPEFAEAEGSVQAKIQKIMAIKGNRSVDSIHKQLGLIMWDFVGMSRTKESLQEALDDIQKVKHEFWTNVYIPGESEDLNVELEKALRVADFIEIGELMARDALHREESCGGHFRAEYQTAEGEALRDDEHFSYVGCWKYEGEDKAPSLLKEPLVYETVHMQQRNYK, from the coding sequence ATGACACAGATCAATTCCAAAATTCCACAAGGACCTTTAGCTCAAAAGTGGAGTAATTATAAAGCCTCACAAAAATTAGTGAATCCTGCCAACAAACGTCGTTTAGATATTATTGTTGTTGGAACAGGTTTGGCCGGAGCTTCGGCAGCAGCTTCATTAGGTGAACTTGGTTTCAATGTTTTAAATTTTTGTATTCAGGATTCTCCACGCCGTGCACATTCCATTGCAGCTCAAGGTGGTATAAATGCCGCAAAGAATTATCCCAATGATGGAGATTCTGTATATCGGCTGTTTTACGATACCATCAAAGGAGGTGATTACAGAGCCCGTGAAGCCAACGTATATCGATTAGCAGAAGTATCAAACAGCATTATTGACCAATGCGTTGCCCAAGGTGTTCCTTTTGCCCGTGAATATGGTGGATATCTGGATAATCGGTCTTTTGGTGGAGCGCAGGTGTCAAGAACCTTTTATGCTAAAGGTCAAACTGGACAGCAGTTATTATTAGGGGCTTACTCTGCATTAAGTCGGCAAGTCAGCAAAGGATCTGTAAAGCTTTATACCCGTTACGAAATGATGGATGTTGTAATTATTAACGGCAAAGCCCGTGGCATTATTGCACGTAATTTACGGACCGGCAAGCTGGAAAGATTTTTTGGACATGCTGTAGTCATTGCAACCGGTGGTTATGGAAATACCTTCTTTCTATCAACCAATGCGATGGGTTCCAATGGCTCTGCAGCTATGCAGTGCTATCGAAAGGGAGCTTATTTTGCTAATCCCTGTTATGCACAAATTCACCCTACCTGCATTCCGGTTCACGGTGAGTTTCAATCGAAATTGACCCTGATGTCAGAATCATTACGCAACGACGGCCGCATCTGGGTTCCGAAGAAAAAAGAAGACGTTGATGCTATTCGTGCTGGTAAATTAAAGCCAACTCAAATACCTGAAGATAATAGAGATTATTATTTGGAACGTCGTTATCCTGCTTTCGGGAATCTTGTTCCACGTGATGTTGCTTCCCGTGCAGCTAAAGAACGCTGCGATGCCGGTTTTGGTGTGGGTGCTACCGGACTAGCCGTTTATCTTGATTTTTCCGAGGCTATTAATCGTTTAGGTCGTGATGTTGTTGAAGCACGTTATGGCAACTTATTCCAAATGTATTATAAGATCGTAGATGAAGATCCATATGAAACGCCAATGATGATTTATCCGGCAATTCACTATACAATGGGTGGCATCTGGGTTGATTACGAATGCATGACGAGCATTGAAGGGTTGTTTTCCATTGGCGAAGCTAATTTTTCTGATCACGGGGCAAACCGCTTGGGAGCTTCTGCATTAATGCAAGGTTTGGCCGATGGTTATTTTGTTTTGCCTTATACAATACAAAATTATTTAGCGGATGAAATACGTACTCCACGTATGAGTACTGAATTGCCAGAGTTTGCTGAAGCTGAAGGTTCAGTACAAGCTAAAATTCAAAAAATCATGGCAATCAAGGGAAATCGTTCGGTTGATTCCATTCATAAACAGTTGGGATTGATTATGTGGGATTTCGTTGGAATGAGCCGCACCAAAGAAAGTTTACAAGAAGCATTAGATGATATTCAAAAAGTAAAACATGAGTTTTGGACGAATGTTTACATTCCAGGCGAGAGCGAAGATCTAAATGTAGAGTTAGAAAAAGCGTTAAGAGTTGCTGATTTTATTGAAATTGGAGAACTGATGGCACGTGATGCTTTGCATCGCGAAGAATCATGTGGTGGCCACTTTAGAGCAGAATATCAGACTGCTGAAGGTGAAGCGTTACGTGATGATGAACATTTTTCATATGTTGGTTGCTGGAAATATGAAGGTGAAGATAAGGCTCCTTCCTTACTAAAGGAACCACTTGTTTATGAGACAGTTCATATGCAACAACGAAACTACAAGTAA
- a CDS encoding succinate dehydrogenase/fumarate reductase iron-sulfur subunit: MEKTINITLKVWRQKGPQSKGGFETYQLNNISIDSSFLEMLDVLNEKLISEKKEPVVFDHDCREGICGMCSLYINGHPHGPDEDVTTCQLHMRKFKDGETIIIEPWRSKGFPVIKDLMVDRSAFDKIIQAGGFVSVSTGGVPDGNAIPISKDKADEAMDAASCIGCGACVAACKNGSAMLFVSAKVSQLALLPQGKVEAARRAKAMVAKMDELGFGNCTNTGACESECPKSVSIAHIARLNREFLKAKLKD; the protein is encoded by the coding sequence ATGGAAAAAACGATTAATATCACTCTGAAAGTATGGCGTCAGAAAGGCCCTCAAAGCAAGGGTGGATTTGAAACATATCAATTAAATAATATATCAATAGATAGTTCTTTTCTTGAAATGCTTGATGTATTGAATGAAAAGTTGATTTCGGAAAAGAAAGAACCTGTTGTTTTTGATCATGATTGTCGCGAAGGTATTTGTGGAATGTGTTCGTTATATATCAACGGACATCCTCACGGACCTGATGAAGATGTAACAACGTGTCAACTTCATATGCGAAAATTTAAAGATGGAGAAACCATTATTATTGAGCCTTGGCGTTCGAAAGGATTTCCGGTTATCAAAGACTTAATGGTCGACCGGAGTGCTTTTGACAAGATTATTCAGGCAGGCGGCTTTGTTTCGGTTTCAACCGGAGGTGTTCCTGATGGCAATGCAATTCCAATTTCAAAAGACAAAGCAGACGAGGCAATGGATGCAGCATCCTGTATAGGTTGTGGTGCGTGTGTTGCTGCATGTAAAAATGGTTCAGCTATGCTTTTCGTTTCCGCAAAAGTGAGTCAATTAGCGCTTTTGCCTCAAGGAAAAGTGGAAGCAGCACGACGTGCTAAAGCCATGGTAGCCAAAATGGACGAATTGGGCTTTGGAAACTGTACCAACACAGGAGCTTGTGAATCAGAATGTCCTAAGAGTGTATCTATTGCACATATTGCTCGTTTAAACCGTGAATTCCTTAAAGCAAAACTCAAAGACTAA
- a CDS encoding adenylosuccinate synthase — MKIDVLLGLQWGDEGKGKVVDVLTPKYDVVARFQGGPNAGHTLEFEGEKYVLRSIPSGIFQGNKINIIGNGVVLDPALFKAEVEALEKSGHKLTDRLLISKKAHLILPTHRLLDAAYEASKGSNKIGTTGKGIGPTYTDKISRNGLRVGDLLHNFDQTYATAVARHKSILAQYNYPIDDLVRLEKEWFDGVKKLMEFQLIDSEHVINKYIDHKKSILAEGAQGTMLDIDFGSYPFVTSSNTISAGVCTGLGIAPNKIGDVFGIFKAYCTRVGSGPFPTELDDEIGQKMRDLGYEYGSVTGRPRRCGWLDLVALKYAIMINGVTQLIMMKSDVLDNFDTIKICVGYKIGNDEINYFPFETDTKIEPIYAELPGWKCSMSSMKHQNEFPEEFNAYIHFIENELKTPITIVSVGADREQTIFLPKK, encoded by the coding sequence ATGAAAATAGATGTATTGCTAGGGCTTCAATGGGGCGATGAAGGGAAAGGAAAGGTTGTTGATGTATTAACTCCAAAATATGACGTTGTAGCTCGTTTTCAGGGGGGGCCTAATGCAGGACATACACTAGAATTTGAAGGTGAAAAATATGTCTTGCGATCTATTCCATCCGGAATTTTTCAAGGGAATAAAATTAATATTATTGGTAATGGGGTTGTACTGGATCCTGCTTTATTTAAGGCCGAAGTGGAAGCGTTGGAAAAATCAGGGCATAAACTTACTGATCGCTTACTAATTTCTAAAAAAGCACATCTTATTTTGCCGACTCATCGTTTACTCGATGCTGCTTATGAAGCTTCAAAAGGTAGTAATAAAATCGGAACTACAGGGAAAGGTATTGGCCCTACATATACGGATAAAATCAGTCGTAACGGGTTAAGGGTAGGGGACTTGCTCCATAATTTTGACCAAACATATGCCACAGCCGTCGCCCGCCATAAATCAATTTTAGCTCAATATAACTATCCCATTGATGATTTGGTACGTTTGGAAAAAGAATGGTTTGATGGAGTTAAGAAACTCATGGAATTCCAATTAATTGATAGTGAACATGTTATAAATAAATATATTGATCATAAGAAATCTATTTTAGCTGAAGGGGCTCAGGGTACTATGCTCGATATTGATTTTGGTTCATATCCTTTTGTTACCTCTTCGAATACAATCTCAGCAGGCGTTTGTACGGGGTTAGGAATCGCACCGAACAAGATTGGCGATGTATTCGGAATATTTAAAGCTTATTGTACACGTGTAGGAAGCGGTCCTTTCCCTACAGAATTAGATGATGAAATTGGACAAAAAATGAGGGATTTAGGCTATGAATACGGTTCAGTGACTGGTCGTCCGCGTCGTTGTGGGTGGCTTGATTTAGTAGCATTGAAATATGCCATTATGATTAATGGCGTTACTCAGCTAATTATGATGAAGAGTGACGTCTTGGATAATTTTGATACCATCAAGATTTGCGTAGGATATAAAATAGGGAACGATGAAATTAATTATTTTCCCTTTGAAACAGATACTAAAATAGAACCAATTTATGCAGAATTACCAGGTTGGAAATGTTCAATGTCCTCCATGAAGCATCAGAATGAATTTCCAGAGGAATTTAATGCATATATTCATTTTATTGAAAATGAGCTTAAAACTCCTATTACTATAGTATCTGTTGGAGCTGATCGGGAACAAACTATATTTCTGCCAAAAAAATAA
- a CDS encoding succinate dehydrogenase cytochrome b subunit: MKLFVINSSIGRKLIMSISGLFLFLFLTLHCFLNMFLLGGPSAYTAVNDIMELPIVTVMVPILAAGFVIHILYALWLSWQNYRARGEVRYASGKKSETTSWAARNMLILGVIVLLFILLHLTQFWAKMQLQAFLGGANQVHADESYALVATLFRQPIFSILYIIWYWVLWFHLTHGFWSSFQTLGIDNKKWQPRLQVIGIIYATILTLCFTSINLYFLFGFGA; the protein is encoded by the coding sequence ATGAAGTTATTTGTCATTAACTCATCCATCGGAAGAAAGCTCATAATGAGTATATCCGGGTTGTTTTTGTTTCTTTTCCTAACGCTTCACTGCTTCCTGAACATGTTTTTATTAGGAGGTCCGTCTGCTTATACAGCTGTGAACGATATTATGGAACTTCCTATTGTTACCGTCATGGTACCTATTTTAGCAGCTGGATTCGTTATCCACATTTTGTATGCCTTATGGTTATCATGGCAGAACTATCGCGCAAGAGGCGAAGTTAGATATGCATCAGGAAAAAAGAGTGAAACAACTTCATGGGCAGCTCGCAATATGCTTATTTTGGGAGTTATCGTATTATTGTTTATTTTGCTGCATTTAACCCAGTTTTGGGCAAAGATGCAGTTACAGGCATTTCTGGGTGGGGCTAATCAGGTGCATGCTGATGAATCGTATGCCTTGGTAGCTACATTATTCCGTCAACCGATTTTTAGTATTCTCTATATAATATGGTATTGGGTTCTGTGGTTTCATTTGACTCATGGCTTCTGGAGTTCATTCCAAACCTTGGGTATTGACAACAAAAAATGGCAACCTCGCTTGCAAGTTATTGGGATTATTTATGCTACTATCCTGACTCTTTGCTTTACATCAATAAATCTTTATTTCTTATTTGGATTTGGAGCGTAA